One window of the Melospiza georgiana isolate bMelGeo1 chromosome 14, bMelGeo1.pri, whole genome shotgun sequence genome contains the following:
- the ANKRD11 gene encoding ankyrin repeat domain-containing protein 11, with protein MPKGGCSKTPQSEDFSLSNDMVEKQTGKKDKDKVSLTKTPKLDRSDGGKEVKERATKRKLPFTVGTNGDQKDSDTEKQGPERKRIKKEPATRKPGLLFGMGLSGIRAGYPLSERQQVALLMQMTAEESANSPVDTTPKHPSQSTVCQKGTPNSASKTKDKVNKRNERGETRLHRAAIRGDARRIKELIIEGADVNVKDFAGWTALHEACNRGYYDVAKQLLAAGAEVNTKGLDDDTPLHDAANNGHFKVVKLLLHYGGNPHQSNRKGETPLKVANSPTMVNLLLGKTTYPSSEESSTETSEEEDAPSFAPSSSVDGNNTDSEFEKGLKHKPKAQEPPKTITPVKDEYEFDEDDEQDRVPPVDDKHLLKKDYRKETKANSFISIPKMEVKTYTKNNTITPKKAAHRILSDSSDEEETSVAVGTGEKLRLSTHSILPSSKIREPASTKAPKEKSKVKKKRKKETKNKEVRFGKKNDKFCSSESESENVESEEDDRDSLQSSSCVKDSRLVLKESSLFNSLSASSTSSHGSLASQKHNPSLTEQHSKHWRTDNWKTISSPAWSDVSSLSDSTRTRLTSESDYSSEDSSLESLKPVRKKPEHKKKNTPHNTVSEKKNSFHSNVDGAIPKLDKEGKVVKKHKTKHKHKNKEKGQCPISQDIKIIKTFSFEFEDSKQKPEKGLIVETENPVENKLKVLKHDREHGKKEEKLPKGKAEEKEWLFKDETGKSSKEEKSLRKIKDGSKDLSKSFREGLSKSEKEKPVKEKSPKEEKPRIHKEERKKKSKDKQSKSEKKNELKEEKVSKLEKEKSFKEEKEKCKKEKLYRDESGFDEFNNKTQFAENEDTKFSLSDDQQERWFSDLSSDSSFDFKGEDSWDSPITDFREIKNDSVAKLIIEPVKEEIKDKKKENKIKEKKEYSEKRNEKDTFLKKKERDYVEKSSEKKKDQTDRHKVTPSYLPEKDKKRKDSVETGKERKEKDTGETNKDRKDSSDGSKERKDPKTKQEEPYRDDFKEYGCETFFKDKSDPEFSGKTLESWERHHSGKEKEKKDAPDKEKKEKVKPEKYKEKSKEGDKEKNEKAAPEKILKDKELEKSFKEKKETKEKYKDLHSKDKERKSSFDQVKEKKEKTFSTDRDDFSEKKDEKKGKEKSWYSIADIFTDESEDERDDYSLSGFKVGDSAGGEGHRLDSLQDKDDGATAEKELYPDKHRKYSSDRQHSDKQKDKESKEKKKDKGTSEGGKEKKEKSSFEKHKEKKDKDSSEKYKDRKERMSIDSTQEKKNKQKLPEKVEKKHTSEDKVKSKHKEKPDKEHSKEKKSSKGGESEKSLLEKLEEEALNDYRDDSNDKISEISSDSFTDRGQEPGLTSLFESSNLSLTDAAEEKFKDSLPLPCLQDKLKEKERHRHSSSSSKKSHEKEKAKKEKTEKKEKSEEFKDSSSRKDSTHYEKDFSVDGEAFGSSYNMKADADEEPEKSIDYLFSEKKDKNDSERELSKKAEKEKTYGSSTISTAKEKKKRDKHKEKWKEEKEKHRDKHTDGFFKHHKDEPKSTLKDKDGPQVTTFKDKSKEDNLKFGETKLKEKLKENQDKDKSESIKISNGNEKITLSKDSSKKDARPREKLLGDGDLMMTSFERMLSQKDLEIEERHKRHKERMKQMEKMRHRSGDPKLKDKLKSSEDVRKRSLDLPTKKPLTLDTQLKDKKLKELGPLTPILSPENKAQPAVGTDSKDWITGPQLKEILPASPRPDQNRPTGVPTPASVVSCPSYEEVMQTPRTPSCSNEDYTDLMFECADSQHSLPISTMSMNACSPSFFDRYTNVSSGLPENPSQTPTRTIPSSNLYRSISVDIRRAPEEEFSVGDKFFRQQSVPATSNYDSPVQHLMEDKVPLPSVPAEKFQCLSPGYYSPDYGVSSPKVEALHCAPGAVSGVAQSPESVFSGLQAKSSPSHRDELLAPSVESALPPDIGMPLDTTEEQQATASIMPPESTYLPPIEENHFSSGMPEQNNIDWDNPPSRNPDTAIPPSLMGNPAEHSVTWSMGSELLMKSPQRFSESPKPPLCSLEPIHPAPVAFIPTETSYPVSPISYPLSVSEPRLEEVKEDAEEAVPAEIANAEEQAPYMSPTRLDTFFNNCKPLPEEAPEIPPEPPCVPAEPQAEVVAAPENNYLENNNAAPANAEEAVTWPDPFTNTEDELDLGPFSLPELPLQPKDVAETEMAEAEAVEESPAAAAAPEPSAGIIKAGASVIASSEPEEPPASPVPATLPTDTEPPAEEQKPEVAVQESTSEALNAAEEKAAEDSEAQVFQQTPPEPAQAESKEVEAVHEELPSAGGVAEGSSQPCPVPVASSEAGTPQDSATAPPPQADAPPGNAQAEIVEPVQKPVAEAPKPPKIEEIPQRITRNRAQMLANQNKQNAAASEKEFPPVSAPVTRAKGRITEEDDSQAQHPRKRRFQRSNQQLQQQINTSTQQTREMIQQTLAAIVDAIKLDDIEPYHSDRSNPYFEYLQIRKKIEEKRKILCYITPQAPQCYAEYVTYTGSYLLDGKPLSKLHIPVIAPPPSLAEPLKELFKQQEAVRGKLRLQHSIEREKLIVSCEQEILRVHCRAARTIANQAVPFSACTMLLDSEVYNMPLENQGDENKSVRDRFNARQFISWLQDVDDKYDRMKTCLLMRQQHEAAALNAVQRMEWQLKVQELDPAGHKSLCVNEVPSFYVPMVDVNDDFVLLPA; from the exons GATAAAGATAAAGTTTCTCTAACCAAGACTCCAAAGTTGGACCGGAGCGATGGCGGCAAAGAGGTGAAAGAGCGAGCGACCAAACGCAAGCTGCCTTTCACTGTCGGAACCAATGGAGATCAAAAGGACTCGGACACAG AGAAGCAGGGTCCCGAGCGGAAGAGGATTAAAAAGGAGCCCGCCACCAGGAAGCCGGGCCTGCTCTTCGGCATGGGCCTGTCGGGGATCCGGGCCGGGTACCCGCTCTCCGAGCGCCAGCAGGTCGCTCTCCTCATGCAGATGACAGCAGAAGAGTCTGCAAACAGCCCAG tTGACACAACACCAAAGCATCCCTCTCAGTCTACAGTTTGTCAGAAGGGAACTCCCAACTCTGCCTCCAAAACCAAAGATAAAGTAAATAAGAGAAACGAGCGAGGAGAGACTCGGCTGCACCGCGCTGCCATCCGCGGGGACGCCCGGCGCATCAAGGAGCTCATCATCGAGGGTGCAGATGTCAATGTGAAGGACTTTGCAG GCTGGACGGCGCTGCACGAGGCCTGCAACCGGGGCTACTACGACGTGGCCAAGCAGCTGCTGGCGGCGGGCGCCGAGGTCAACACCAAGGGGCTGGACGATGACACCCCCCTGCACGACGCGGCCAACAATGGCCACTTCAAG GTGGTGAAATTGTTGTTGCATTATGGAGGGAATCCTCATCAAAGCAACAGGAAGGGTGAGACGCCTTTGAAAGTAGCGAATTCTCCCACCATGGTGAACCTGCTCCTAGGGAAGACCACGTACCCCTCCAGTGAGGAGAGCTCCACAG agaCCTCAGAAGAGGAGGATGCTCCTTCCTTCGCTCCCTCCAGCTCCGTTGATGGCAATAACACAGACTCAGAGTTTGAGAAGGGTTTGAAGCACAAGCCCAAGGCCCAGGAGCCCCCCAAAACCATCACCCCGGTGAAGGATGAGTATGAATTCGATGAGGACGATGAGCAGGACCGGGTCCCACCGGTCGATGACAAACATTTGCTGAAAAAGGATTACAGGAAAGAGACTAAAGCAAACAGTTTCATTTCCATACCCAAAATGGAAGTGAAAACTTACACTAAAAATAACACAATTACACCAAAGAAAGCTGCCCACCGCATCCTGTCGGACAGCTCGGACGAGGAGGAGACCAGCGTGGCCGTGGGCACGGGGGAGAAGCTGCGCCTCTCCACCCACTCCATACTGCCCAGCAGCAAAATTCGGGAGCCCGCCAGCACCAAGGCGCccaaggagaaaagcaaagtaaaaaagAAGCGGAAGAAGGAGACAAAAAACAAAGAGGTTCGGTTTGGCAAAAAAAATGACAAGTTTTGTTCCTCTGAATCAGAGAGTGAAAACGTGGAGAGTGAGGAGGATGATAGAGACTCTCTACAGAGCTCTAGCTGTGTAAAGGACTCAAGGCTAGTGCTAAAGGAATCCTCCTTGTTTAACTCTCTGTCTGCCTCATCGACCTCTTCACATGGGAGTTTAGCATCCCAGAAACATAATCCCAGTCTTACAGAACAGCACTCCAAGCACTGGAGGACGGACAATTGGAAAACCATATCTTCTCCAGCTTGGTCAGACGTCAGTTCCCTTTCGGACTCCACCAGGACGAGGCTGACGAGCGAGTCAGACTACTCGTCCGAGGACTCGAGCTTAGAGTCACTAAAGCCAGTCAGGAAGAAACCAgagcacaaaaagaaaaacaccccCCACAACACTGTTTCTGAGAAAAAGAATTCATTCCATAGCAATGTGGATGGAGCAATTCCAAAGCTGGACAAAGAGGGGAAGGTTGTTAAAAagcataaaacaaaacacaaacataaAAACAAGGAGAAGGGACAGTGTCCCATCAGCCAAGAcattaaaataatcaaaacattttcttttgagTTTGAGGACTCTAAACAAAAGCCTGAGAAAGGCTTGATAGTAGAGACAGAAAATCCAGTCGAAAACAAGTTGAAAGTGTTAAAGCACGATAGGGAACATggtaaaaaggaggaaaagctcCCCAAAGGtaaagcagaggagaaggagTGGTTGTTTAAAGATGAGACTGGAAAATCCTCAAAAGAGGAGAAATCattaagaaaaatcaaagaTGGTAGTAAAGACCTGAGCAAATCCTTCAGAGAAGGATTGAGTAaatcagaaaaagagaaacctGTCAAGGAGAAATCTCCCAAGGAGGAGAAGCCGAGAATACACaaggaggagagaaagaagaagtCAAAGGACAAGCAGTCCAAATCTGAGAAGAAGAATGagctgaaggaggagaaagTTTCTAaactagagaaagaaaaatccttcaaggaagagaaggaaaaatgcaaaaaagaaaaactttacAGGGACGAGTCCGGGTTTGATGAGTTTAATAACAAAACTCAGTTTGCTGAAAACGAGGACACAAAGTTCAGCCTTTCGGACGATCAGCAGGAGAGGTGGTTTTCAGACCTGTCCTCTGATTCATCCTTCGATTTCAAGGGTGAGGACAGCTGGGATTCTCCAATAACAGATTTCAGGGAGATTAAAAATGACAGCGTGGCAAAGCTAATCATAGAACCTGTGAAAGAGGAAattaaagacaagaaaaaggaaaataaaataaaagagaagaagGAATACAGCGAGAAGCGGAATGAAAAGGACActttcttaaagaaaaaggagagggatTATGTGGAGAAAAGctctgagaagaaaaaggacCAAACAGACAGGCACAAAGTTACTCCCAGTTATTTACCTGAAAAGGATAAGAAAAGGAAGGATTCTGTGGAGACTGGtaaggagaggaaagaaaaagacacCGGTGAAACCaacaaagacagaaaagatTCCTCTGACGGCTCTAAAGAGAGAAAAGATCCCAAGACGAAGCAGGAGGAGCCCTATCGAGATGACTTCAAGGAGTATGGCTGTGAAACATTCTTCAAGGATAAGTCTGACCCTGAGTTCAGTGGCAAAAccctggagagctgggagaggcaccattctgggaaggaaaaggagaagaaagatgctcctgataaagaaaaaaaagaaaaggtgaagccagaaaaatacaaggaaaaatCCAAAGAAGGCgacaaggagaaaaatgaaaaagctgcTCCAGAGAAAATCCTGAAGGACAAAGAACTAGAGAAGAGttttaaagagaagaaagaaactaAGGAGAAATACAAGGATCTTCACAGCAAAGACAAGGAGAGGAAGAGCTCCTTTGACCAggtgaaggagaagaaagagaaaacctTTTCCACGGACAGAGACGATTTCTCCGAGAAGAAGGATGAGAAGAAGGGCAAGGAGAAGAGCTGGTACAGCATCGCTGACATCTTCACGGACGAGAGCGAGGACGAGAGGGACGATTACAGCCTGAGCGGGTTCAAGGTGGGCGACTCGGCTGGCGGCGAGGGGCATCGCCTGGACAGCCTGCAGGAcaaggacgatggtgccacCGCCGAGAAGGAGCTGTACCCCGACAAGCACCGCAAGTACTCCTCCGACCGGCAGCACTCGGACAAGCAGAAGGACAAGGAGtccaaggagaagaaaaaggacaaagGAACATCGGAaggggggaaggagaagaaggagaagagttCCTTTGAGAAacacaaagagaagaaagataaaGACTCCAGTGAGAAGTATaaggacaggaaggaaaggATGTCCATAGATTCCActcaggagaagaaaaacaagcaaaagcTCCCAGAAAAGGTTGAGAAGAAACACACCAGTGAGGACAAGGTGAAAAGCAAACATAAGGAGAAGCCGGACAAGGAGCATTCCAAAGAGAAGAAATCTTCAAAAGGAGGGGAGTCGGAGAAGAGTCTGCTGGAGAAACTGGAGGAGGAGGCTCTAAATGATTACAGGGATGACTCCAATGACAAAATCAGTGAGATCTCCTCTGACAGCTTCACAGACAGAGGGCAAGAGCCAGGACTCACCAGCCTCTTCGAGTCTTCTAACCTCTCTCTGACCGATGCCGCTGAAGAAAAGTTTAAGGACTCTCTCCCTTTACCCTGCCTTCAGGACAAGCtcaaggagaaggagaggcaCCGACATTCCTCATCTTCCTCAAAGAAAAGTCAcgagaaagaaaaagcaaagaaagagaaaacagagaaaaaggaaaaatcagaagaatTCAAGGactccagcagcagaaaggatTCCACTCATTATGAAAAGGATTTCTCTGTGGATGGGGAGGCTTTTGGCTCTTCCTACAACATGAAGGCAGATGCTGATGAGGAACCAGAGAAGAGCATTGATTActtattttctgaaaagaagGATAAAAATGATTCTGAAAGAGAGCTGTCAAAGAAGGCGGAGAAAGAAAAGACTTACGGTTCCAGCACCATCAGCACagctaaagagaaaaagaagcgggataaacacaaggaaaaatggaaggaggaaaaggaaaagcatagGGACAAACACACAGATGGTTTCTTTAAACATCACAAAGATGAGCCAAAGTCAACACTCAAAGATAAGGACGGGCCTCAAGTTACCACCTTTAAAGATAAATCCAAGGAGGACAACCTCAAATTCGGTGAAACCAAACTGAAGGAGAAGCTTAAGGAGAATCAAGACAAAGACAAATCAGAGTCCATAAAAATAAGCAATGGGAATGAAAAAATAACGCTTTCCAAAGACAGCAGCAAGAAGGATGCTAGGCCAAGGGAGAAACTTCTGGGAGATGGTGATTTGATGATGACCAGCTTTGAGAGGATGCTGAGCCAGAAGGACCTGGAGATCGAGGAACGCCACAAAAGGCACAAGGAGAGAATGAAACAAATGGAGAAAATGCGGCACAGGTCTGGGGATCCCAAGCTGAAGGACAAACTTAAGAGCTCGGAGGATGTGCGGAAGAGGAGCCTGGATCTGCCAACCAAGAAGCCGCTAACGCTGGACACGCAGCTCAAGGACAAGAAACTCAAGGAGTTGGGTCCCCTGACTCCCATCCTGTCACCAGAAAACAAGGCACAgcctgctgtggggacagacTCCAAGGACTGGATCACGGGTCCTCAGCTGAAGGAGATCctcccagcatctcccaggCCAGATCAGAACCGGCCCACGGGCGTCCCGACCCCGGCGTCCGTCGTGTCCTGCCCGAGCTACGAGGAGGTGATGCAGACTCCCAGGACTCCATCGTGCAGCAACGAGGACTACACAGACCTGATGTTCGAGTGTGCAGACTCCCAGCACTCGCTGCCCATCTCCACCATGTCCATGAACGcctgctctccttccttcttTGACAGATACACCAACGTTTCCAGCGGGCTCCCCGAGAACCCCAGCCAGACCCCGACTCGCACCATTCCCTCCTCAAACCTCTACCGCTCCATCTCAGTGGATATCAGGAGGGCGCCCGAAGAGGAGTTCAGCGTTGGAGATAAGTTTTTCAGACAGCAAAGTGTCCCAGCAACATCAAATTATGACTCTCCTGTGCAGCATTTAATGGAGGACAAAGTTCCCCTTCCCTCTGTTCCTGCTGAGAAGTTCCAGTGTTTGTCTCCTGGGTATTACTCCCCGGATTATGGAGTTTCCTCACCCAAAGTGGAAGCTTTGCACTGTGCACCAGGAGCCGTCAGCGGGGTCGCCCAGTCTCCCGAAAGTGTCTTTTCTGGTTTACAAGCAAAATCCTCCCCTTCGCACAGGGATGAGTTGCTGGCTCCTTCAGTGGAAAGTGCTCTTCCCCCCGACATCGGCATGCCCTTGGATaccacagaggagcagcaagCCACTGCCTCCATCATGCCGCCAGAATCCACCTACCTGCCCCCCATCGAGGAAAACCATTTTAGTTCAGGAATGCCTGAACAAAACAACATAGACTGGGATAACCCTCCTTCCCGAAACCCAGACACCGCCATTCCTCCCAGCCTCATGGGCAACCCCGCAGAGCACTCTGTCACCTGGTCCATGGGCTCGGAGCTTCTGATGAAATCTCCCCAGAGGTTTTCCGAGTCCCCTAAACCTCCGCTCTGTTCCCTAGAGCCAATTCATCCTGCACCAGTAGCCTTCATTCCCACAGAGACTTCCTACCCTGTTTCTCCCATCTCGTACCCTCTGTCAGTGTCTGAACCGAGGCTGGAGGAAGTCAAGGAGGATGCTGAGGAAGCAGTTCCAGCAGAAATTGCAAACGCTGAAGAGCAAGCTCCATACATGTCCCCTACTAGGTTAGACACCTTCTTCAACAACTGCAAGCCTCTTCCAGAAGAAGCACCAGAGATCCCTCCAGAGCCCCCGTGTGTGCCAGCAGAACCTCAGGCCGAAGTCGTTGCTGCACCAGAAAACAACTATTTGGAAAACAACAACGCAGCACCTGCGAACGCAGAGGAGGCGGTGACGTGGCCAGACCCCTTCACCAACACCGAGGATGAGTTGGACCTTGGCCCCTTCTcgctcccagagctgccactcCAGCCTAAGGACGTGGCAGAGACAGAGATGGCCGAGGCAGAAGCGGTTGAGgaaagcccagcagcagcagcagctccagaacCGAGCGCTGGCATCATCAAAGCCGGCGCGTCCGTGATAGCGTCCAGTGAGCCGGAGGAGCCGCCAGCCAGCCCGGTTCCGGCCACCCTGCCCACGGACACAGAGCCaccagcagaggagcagaaaccAGAAGTGGCTGTACAAGAATCCACCTCTGAGGCACTGAACGCAGctgaggagaaggcagcagaggaCTCGGAAGCGCAGGTGTTCCAGCAGACGCCGCCCGAGCCCGCGCAGGCTGAGAGCAAAGAGGTGGAGGCCGTGCACGAGGAGCTGCCGTCGGCTGGCGGGGTGGCagagggcagctcccagccctgtcccgtGCCCGTGGCCAGCTCTGAGGCTGGCACTCCACAGGACAGTGCCACGGCCCCGCCACCCCAGGCGGACGCTCCTCCTGGCAACGCTCAAGCAGAAATTGTGGAACCAGTACAAAAACCAGTAGCAGAAGCTCCCAAACCACCCAAAATAGAAGAGATTCCTCAGCGGATTACCAGGAACCGGGCTCAGATGCTCGCCAACCAAAACAAGCAGAACGCCGCCGCGTCCGAGAAGGAATTTCCTCCCGTCTCCGCGCCCGTCACGCGCGCCAAAGGCCGCATCACGGAGGAGGACGATTCCCAGGCTCAGCACCCGCGGAAGCGCCGCTTCCAGCGCTCcaaccagcagctgcagcagcagatcaACACGTCCACCCAGCAGACGAGGGAGATGATCCAGCAGACCCTGGCAGCTATCGTCGATGCCATCAAACTGGACGACATCGAACCTTACCACAGCGACAGGTCCAACCCCTACTTCGAGTACCTCCAGATCAGGAAGAAGATTGAGGAGAAGCGGAAAATCCTGTGCTACATTACTCCCCAAGCTCCCCAGTGCTACGCTGAGTATGTCACCTACACAGGCTCCTACCTGTTGGATGGCAAACCCCTAAGCAAGCTCCATATTCCAGTG ATCGCGCCGCCGCCGTCGCTCGCGGAGCCGCTCAAGGAGCTCTTCAAGCAGCAGGAGGCCGTGCGGGGCAAGCTGCGCCTGCAGCACAGCATAGAGCGG GAGAAGCTCATCGTGTCCTGCGAGCAGGAGATCCTGCGGGTGCACTGCCGGGCAGCCAGGACCATCGCCAACCAGGCCGTGCCCTTCAGTGCCTGCACCATGCTGCTGGACTCTGAGGTGTACAACATGCCTCTGGAAAATCAG GGAGACGAAAACAAATCGGTCAGAGACCGTTTCAACGCGCGACAGTTCATTTCCTGGCTGCAGGACGTGGATGACAAGTACGACCGGATGAAG ACGTGCCTGCTCATGCGACAGCAACACGAAGCAGCTGCCCTGAACGCGGTGCAGAGGATGGAGTGGCAGCTGAAGGTGCAGGAGCTGGACCCCGCGGGGCACAAATCCCTCTGCGTCAACGAGGTGCCCTCGTTCTATGTGCCAATGGTCGACGTGAACGATGACTTTGTGCTCTTGCCGGCATGA